Within Anaerolineae bacterium, the genomic segment CAATCTCCCCGGCCAGCATCAGGTTAAAAACTTCCTTAACCCTCTCCCTAACCGCCGGCGGCAGGCAGGTGTCAAACCAGTTTTGGCCCAGCAGCTCACCTTCTTTATAGCCCAAAATACGATGCCCCCTGCGGTTGAGCAGGGTGATCTGGCCTTTTTCATTCAGGGCCACCAGCATTACCCCGGCAATGTCTAAATATTGTTGGGCCTTGTCCCGTTCCCGGCGCAAGGCGGCTTCGGTGCGCTTGCGGGCCGTAATATCCAGAATGGTAAAGGTGACTCCCCGGGAGAGGTTTTGCGGGTCTATGGGGCACGAACTCAGCAGCACATCAATTATTGGGCCGTTTTTGCACTGCATTTTGGTTTCTACCGAACCCCACCCTTTTTCCCTGATCTGGCCATATTTTTCCCGGCCCACCCCCTCATATTCTTCGTCGCTGGGGTAAATCATCCTGGCGTTTTGACCCAGCAATTCCTCCCTGGAGTAGCCCAGCATTTCTATCAGCCTGTCATTAATAAAGGTAAAGGTGCGGTTGACCACCACCCCAATGCCAATAGGGGCGACACTGAAAATGCTTTGCAATTGGTCGCGGCTTTGTTGCGCTTCAGTTTCGGCCTGTTTGCGGGTGGTAATATCGGCAATCAGCCCATCGTAGGCTACCAATTGTCCGGTTTCATCGTAGCGCGGCACGGGGGTATTGCTTACCCAGCGGATAGAACCATCTTTATGCGCAATACGATGCTCAAGCGAAGCAGCCGTTTCTCCGGCCGCCAACCGGTTAGCCTGTTCGGTCACGGCTTCCCGGTCGTCGGCGTGAATCATACGATACCACAAGTAGGGGTCGGCCTCGTACTCTTCCGGGGTATAGCCGGTAACGGCCTTGCAGCCCGGCCCGTGGGTGGTTGACACCGGCCGGCCCTGCTCAAATTTAACCGTGTAAATGTAATCGGTAACAGACTCGAGCAGACGTTTGTAGCGGCTTTCGCTCTGCCGCAGGGCTTCCGCTATCCGATTGCGCTTTTCTTCTGCCTCCAGGCTATAAAGGGCAAAAGCAATGTCACCGGCAACCTCCTGAAAGAGAGCGTGTTCTTCCTCGTCGGCGGCCAGTTCTGCCGGAATAGAAACGGCCATGAGGCCATAGATTTTGGCCTGATGCGCCAGGCGAACGACCAGCTTTCCCTCGCCAGGTTGTTGTTCCTGTAGCACGCAGTTTGGACAAGCGGCCAGGGAATCCTCAATAGATAATACGCCCGGCCCGGCCATAACTTTCTGCAAACAGGGGGAACATTCGTTCTGCGCCAGTTGTTCTAAAAAAGCATGAAAAACTTCTTCCTTAAAACCCGCCTGGGCCGCCGTAACCACCTGGCCGGAGTCATTCAGGCAGGCTATCCAGGCGCGGTGATAACCGCGCGTTTCAATCAAACATTCGCACGTTTGGCGCAATAGCTTATTACGGTCTTTTTCGTGGGTGATCAGTTGGTTAACATTACGAATGGCCCGCAGCACGCGGTTAAGACGATCGAGTTTTTGCTCAACCTGGTGTTTGTAAAGGGCCAGTTCAATGGTGCTATGCAGTTCTTTAACCCCAAAAGGTTTGAGGATATAGCCAAACGGCCCGGTGATTTTGGCCCGGGCCAGGGTTTCGTCGTCGGCGTAGGCGGTGAGATAAACTACCGGGATATTGTAATGGGCGCGAATTTGCTCGGCGGCGGCCACGCCATCCATTTGGCCGGGGAGTTTAATGTCCATCAAGACCAGGTCCGGCTGCGCCTGGCCGACTTTGGCCAGGGCTTCTTTGCCGGTGGTCACCATGGTCGGCACGTTGTAGCCCAAACTCTGGAGATGATTTTGAATACTGCGGGCCACAATCAAATCATCTTCTACCACCAAAATCTGGATGTTGGGCATTGTCTCACCTCATGGGTCAGGGGGTAAACATCACCTTCACGGTGGTGCCCCCGTTTCGTTTTACCTCAAGGGTGGCATTGAGCTGACGGGTCAGCAGTTTGACCAGGGTCAGGCCCAATGAGCCGGGGTTTTCCAGGTCTATTTGGGCGGGTAACCCTACCCCGTTATCGCTAACAAGCAAGGCTATTTTCTGGACGCCGGCCGGTTTTAACTCAATCCGGATTTCATACGCTCCCGCTGCCTCTGCCAGGGGGAACGGAAAAGCATGTTTCATGGCGTTGGAAACCAACTCGTTAATCAACAAGCCGCAGGGAGAAACCAGGTCAAAGGGTAGAGTCACCCCAGAAACATCAATCTTAATAGATATTGTATCCATGTCGTAGACCATCTGCAAGGAGTTGACCAATTCTTGAACGTAGGCGGCCATGTCAACCTGGGCCAGGTTTGCGGCGTGGGTCAATTGTTCGTGAATTTGGGCCATGGAACGGACCCGGTTGTGGCTTTCCTGAAAGGCAATTTTGGCCTGGGCGTCGGTGATGGCGCCGGCCTGCAAGTCAAGCAAGGCGCACACCACTTGCAGATTGTTTTTGACGCGGTGATGGATTTCTCGCAGCAGGGCCTCTTTTTCGCGCAGCGATGTTTGGAGTTGTTCTTCAGCCTGTTTGCGTTCGGTAATATCATAAATGGCCCCCTGGACAAATGGCGATATGCCCGAGTCATCACAAACAGTGAGGCCAATATCATTGACCCACCGGAGCGTTCCATCTTTGCGCCGGATGCGATATTCATTATCAGCCACGTAGCCGGGCGTTGTCCGAATTTTGTCCCCTTCTTGGCGGATTCTGGGCAAATCATCGGGATAAATGAGTTGGTCCCAGGTTATGTCTCCCCTCACAAAGTCGGCGGCTGGATAACCGCTTATTTGCTCAACCGCGCCGTAAAAGAAGGTTGGTTTAAAAGTCAGGTGGCTGGCCTGGTAGGCAATCCCCTGAAAGTTTTGCATAAATAAGCGATACTTTTCCTCGCTTGCGCGCAGAGCTTGTTCGGTCCGTTTGCGTTCGCTGATTTCCTCTTGTAACTGGCGGTTGCTCGCCGCCAGGGCTTGTTCATGACGACGGGCGCGAGCCAAGCTGTCGCTCAGGTTATTGACTGTTACTTGCAACAACATGGCGGTTAGCCCCAGGATAATCGCCTGGATAATGACATCGTCAAAACCGGTCAACGCGGTATAAGGAGTAACCAGAATCCCCTGTATTTCGGCAGAAGCAATCCCAACCAGGGCGCCAATACCCAGCAGCGTAAAAATAAATAAACCTTTTGTTCTCAGGAGCAAACTGGCCAAAATAAGGACCGCAGGATAACCAAGCTGGCTGATGTCGTGAATACCCTGGCCGGTACATTGAATGTAACTTGTGCCGCCTAAAACAATCAAAGGCAGC encodes:
- a CDS encoding PAS domain S-box protein is translated as MPNIQILVVEDDLIVARSIQNHLQSLGYNVPTMVTTGKEALAKVGQAQPDLVLMDIKLPGQMDGVAAAEQIRAHYNIPVVYLTAYADDETLARAKITGPFGYILKPFGVKELHSTIELALYKHQVEQKLDRLNRVLRAIRNVNQLITHEKDRNKLLRQTCECLIETRGYHRAWIACLNDSGQVVTAAQAGFKEEVFHAFLEQLAQNECSPCLQKVMAGPGVLSIEDSLAACPNCVLQEQQPGEGKLVVRLAHQAKIYGLMAVSIPAELAADEEEHALFQEVAGDIAFALYSLEAEEKRNRIAEALRQSESRYKRLLESVTDYIYTVKFEQGRPVSTTHGPGCKAVTGYTPEEYEADPYLWYRMIHADDREAVTEQANRLAAGETAASLEHRIAHKDGSIRWVSNTPVPRYDETGQLVAYDGLIADITTRKQAETEAQQSRDQLQSIFSVAPIGIGVVVNRTFTFINDRLIEMLGYSREELLGQNARMIYPSDEEYEGVGREKYGQIREKGWGSVETKMQCKNGPIIDVLLSSCPIDPQNLSRGVTFTILDITARKRTEAALRRERDKAQQYLDIAGVMLVALNEKGQITLLNRRGHRILGYKEGELLGQNWFDTCLPPAVRERVKEVFNLMLAGEIELGERHENPVLTKSGEERIIAWRNINLTNSEGHIVGTLSSGEDITERKQAEQEREELQAQLLQAKKMEAIGRLTGGIAHDFNNLLTAINGFAELAQHRLTPDDPLQEMLGYIFDSGQRAAGLIRQLLAFSSKQIIAPQIIDLNLLVTDLQKMLQRIIREDILMETVLAPDLGLIKADPAQMEQIIVNLVVNARDAMPGGGKLTIKTANTVLNAGGPAEHPELTAGRYIMLTVSDTGIGMSREVQAQIFEPFFTTKKQGQGTGLGLSTVYGIVRQNGGDININSEEGRGTTFKVYLPQTGETGPALGVSEHAGAIPTGDETILVVEDDAGVRDLIRQVLAGQGYKILETQNGQEALQLIADYADPIHLLLTDVVMPDMNGKTLAKSLAHSHPHLKIILISGYGDETITTQDLDRGIAFLKKPFNSTTLARQVRLTLDTPTQTK
- a CDS encoding PAS domain-containing protein yields the protein MIKNKAQLCTALMLRLKKQLSPPVFADEQKSYNAAILHITLITVLAASFLIVIVLTLTTKDVQSIGAIVMVGIVALIGVWLIRRGYVGLFSFALPLIVLGGTSYIQCTGQGIHDISQLGYPAVLILASLLLRTKGLFIFTLLGIGALVGIASAEIQGILVTPYTALTGFDDVIIQAIILGLTAMLLQVTVNNLSDSLARARRHEQALAASNRQLQEEISERKRTEQALRASEEKYRLFMQNFQGIAYQASHLTFKPTFFYGAVEQISGYPAADFVRGDITWDQLIYPDDLPRIRQEGDKIRTTPGYVADNEYRIRRKDGTLRWVNDIGLTVCDDSGISPFVQGAIYDITERKQAEEQLQTSLREKEALLREIHHRVKNNLQVVCALLDLQAGAITDAQAKIAFQESHNRVRSMAQIHEQLTHAANLAQVDMAAYVQELVNSLQMVYDMDTISIKIDVSGVTLPFDLVSPCGLLINELVSNAMKHAFPFPLAEAAGAYEIRIELKPAGVQKIALLVSDNGVGLPAQIDLENPGSLGLTLVKLLTRQLNATLEVKRNGGTTVKVMFTP